The Centroberyx gerrardi isolate f3 chromosome 24, fCenGer3.hap1.cur.20231027, whole genome shotgun sequence genome includes a region encoding these proteins:
- the net1 gene encoding neuroepithelial cell-transforming gene 1 protein, translating into MVAYDELGSLVPIKRTLQVIDYQNQANKESEEPSNKRVRPLGRVTSLANLISPVKNGAVRRFGQTIQASFRGDGKSPGVPQKPCSKAAAPTPPKRRNSTLWSETLDVHQKGTFSTKEIKRQEVIFELSRGEQDLIEDLQLARKAYHDPMLKLSIMSEEELTHIFGNLDAYIPLHEDLLAQLSKATGADGTVGQIGQIVVSWLPRLNAYRDYCSNQLAAKALLDQKKQDRRVQDFLQRCLESPFSRKLDLWSFLDIPRSRLVKYPLLLKEILRHTPPEHPDTASLEQAITIIQGVLSDINMKKGESECQYYIDKLEYLDDRQRDPRIDQCKSLLCHGELRNKSGTKLHVFLFTELLVLTRPVTRNERQCFQVYRQPIPVQDLVLEDLQDGDVRMGGSFRGAFSNADKAKNIFRVRFQDPSHGQSHTLQVNDVFHKQQWLNCLRSAISVHRPLPEPAAPTSPVADARSKRRPSSVSAIVHMEEADENCPQAASQSTPSSPCGDETPGPAAASPSSCSSASSTSSSSSTSSSTSPLSSPTTHKTKKDKRSLCSLGKRKETMV; encoded by the exons ATGGTGGCTTACGATGAACTGGGTAGCTTGGTGCCTATCAAACGGACTCTGCAAGTGATAGACTACCAGAACCAAGCTAACAAAGAGTCAGAG gAACCCAGCAACAAGCGTGTCCGTCCTCTCGGCAGGGTGACGTCGCTAGCCAACCTCATCTCTCCGGTGAAGAATGGGGCCGTCCGGCGCTTCGGCCAAACCATCCAG GCCTCCTTCCGGGGCGATGGCAAGTCGCCGGGCGTGCCCCAGAAGCCTTGCAGCAAGGCAGCGGCCCCCACGCCGCCCAAAAGGAGGAACAGCACGCTGTGGTCAGAGACGCTAGACGTCCACCAGAAGGGAACCTTCTCCACCAAGGAGATCAAGCGGCAGGAG GTCATATTCGAGCTGTCTCGTGGAGAACAGGACCTGATTGAGGACCTCCAGCTCGCACGCAAG GCGTACCACGACCCGATGCTGAAGCTGTCCATCATGTCTGAAGAGGAGCTGACTCACATCTTTGGGAACCTGGACGCCTACATCCCGCTGCACGAGGACCTGCTGGCCCAGCTGTCGAAAGCCACCGGGGCAGACGGGACCGTGGGGCAGATCGGGCAGATCGTCGTGAGCTGG CTGCCCAGGCTGAACGCCTACAGAGACTACTGCAGCAACCAGCTGGCAGCCAAGGCGCTGCTGGACCAGAAGAAGCAGGACCGGCGGGTTCAGGACTTCCTGCAGCGCTGCCTGGAGTCGCCGTTCAGCAGGAAGCTGGACCTCTGGAGCTTCCTGGACATCCCGCGCTCGCGCCTGGTCAAGTACCCGCTGCTGCTCAAAGAGATCCTGAGGCACACTCCGCCAGAGCATCCCGACACCGCCAGCCTGGAGCAAGCG ATCACCATCATCCAGGGCGTGCTGTCGGACATCAACATGAAGAAGGGAGAGTCTGAGTGCCAGTACTACATCGACAAGCTGGAGTATCTGGAcgacaggcagagagacccGCGCATCGACCAGTGCAAGAGCCTGCTGTGTCACGGGGAGCTACGCAACAAGAGCGGCACG aaGCTGCATGTGTTCCTGTTCACCGAGCTGCTGGTTCTCACCCGCCCCGTCACCAGGAACGAGCGCCAGTGTTTCCAGGTTTACCGGCAGCCGATCCCGGTGCAGGACCTGGTGCTGGAGGACCTGCAGGACGGAGACGTCAGAATGGGCGGCTCCTTCAGAGGGGCTTTCAGCAACGCAGACAAAG CCAAGAACATCTTCCGTGTGCGTTTCCAAGACCCGAGCCACGGCCAGTCCCACACGCTGCAGGTGAACGACGTCTTCCACAAGCAGCAGTGGCTCAACTGCCTCCGCAGCGCCATCTCCGTCCACCGGCCCCTCCCCGAGCCCGCCGCCCCCACCTCGCCCGTGGCCGACGCCCGCTCCAAGCGCCGCCCTTCCTCCGTCTCCGCCATCGTCCACATGGAGGAGGCGGACGAGAACTGCCCGCAGGCGGCCTCGCAGTCCACCCCCAGCTCGCCGTGCGGCGACGAGACCCCCGGCCCCGCCGCCgcctccccttcctcctgctcctccgcctcctcgACATCGTCATCATCGTCGACGTCGTCGTCGACATCGCCGCTCTCCTCGCCCACGACGCACAAAACCAAAAAGGACAAGAGGTCGCTGTGCTCCttagggaagagaaaagagactaTGGTGTAA